Within the Candidatus Nitrospira nitrificans genome, the region CGAGTTCGCCGGCCTCCGGACGCAATTCCGGGACGATATCGCTTCCCGGCTCTCCCAAGACCAGAATGCGTCCCATCGGACCGGGATCGCCGATGCGGAGCGTGGAATGTCCGCGCCGTTTCTTGGCGGATGGACAATCCGAGAGATCGGGGCGATGGCCTTCCCTCGTGTGAATCACGGGCAATCCCAACTCACGAAAGGTCTTGAGGAGTTTCGCGACGGTCGGCACGATTTTTTGCAGATGCTCGACCTTATTCCCAAGCGCCGCGCCGAATCCGCCCGGCTCGACGAAATCGCGCTGCATATCGATGATCACCAATGCCACGCGATCGCCCGAGTCTCTCACGGGCAATGGATAAGGATAGGGAGAAGCGACGACGGTATTCATGTCGTATGTCCTGCCATGTGTCGCCCGATGATCCCCAGATCCGCGCCGGACGACATGGTTTCGTAGACCAGTCGACCGTTGAACATCACCACCGTGCGATCGGATAGCTCCAATATCTCGTCGAGATCTTCGCTGACCAGCAGCACGGCCGTCCCGCGATTGCGCGCGGCGACGATCTGCAGGCGGATTTCCTCCATGGCCAGAAAGTCCAGCCCGAAACAGGGGTTGGCGATGATCAGAATCTCCACCTCCGCCGATAGTTCACGCGCCAAGACCGCGCGCTGCACGTTGCCCCCCGAGAGCGACTGAATGGGCGTGTCGGGATAGGGTGGTTTGATGTTGTAGCGCTCGATGAGTCCGAACGCGC harbors:
- a CDS encoding cysteine hydrolase family protein, which gives rise to MNTVVASPYPYPLPVRDSGDRVALVIIDMQRDFVEPGGFGAALGNKVEHLQKIVPTVAKLLKTFRELGLPVIHTREGHRPDLSDCPSAKKRRGHSTLRIGDPGPMGRILVLGEPGSDIVPELRPEAGELVIDKPGKGAFYATDLQERLTTLGITHLVFTGVTTEVCVQTSMREANDRGFECLLIEDGTESYFPEFKQATVRMIQSQGGIVGWVTSADRLIESLRQAYAGSAS